The following proteins are co-located in the Acidicapsa acidisoli genome:
- a CDS encoding GH1 family beta-glucosidase, which produces MSVMSRRQFGKTMAVSAAAGLAGTALPHLALSQPHASRLEFSKGFLWGCATASYQIEGAATEDGRGPSVWDTFSHTPGKTYNGETGDVADDSYHRYKEDVALLHDLGVSTYRMSISWSRIFPEGKGKPNPKGLDYYQRVVDELLAHNITPYITLFHWDLPQALPGGWQSRDTSYAFADYAAYIGKHLSDRVHHFMTTNEFTCFTDLGYREGRFAPGLKLAAGPANQVRHHGILAHGLGVQALRANTPSGTQIGLAENATVFVPVIETEEHLKAAQRATRIGNAPFLTTLMEGQYPAEYLAHEGANAPKFEAADMKAIGSPLDFVGLNVYTPTYVRADDSPMGFAVEHAPSSYPHMASPWLTIGPECIYWGVRNVCDLWKPKGIYITENGTSSDDVLTPSGHVEDTDRVMYLRNHLTHLHRAVSEDYPVKGYFLWSLLDNFEWADGYSKRFGLHYVDFKTQKRTPKLSARWYREVIANNAVE; this is translated from the coding sequence ATGTCCGTCATGAGTCGCCGCCAGTTTGGAAAAACCATGGCCGTTTCCGCAGCCGCTGGACTTGCGGGAACCGCTTTGCCACATCTTGCACTCAGCCAGCCACATGCAAGCCGGTTGGAATTTTCCAAGGGCTTCCTCTGGGGATGTGCGACGGCCTCTTACCAGATCGAAGGCGCAGCCACGGAAGACGGTCGCGGCCCATCCGTCTGGGACACCTTCTCGCACACTCCCGGCAAGACCTACAACGGCGAAACGGGCGATGTCGCCGACGATTCGTATCACCGCTACAAAGAAGATGTAGCTCTGCTCCACGATCTCGGCGTCAGCACTTACCGCATGTCCATCTCCTGGTCGCGCATCTTTCCGGAGGGCAAAGGCAAGCCGAATCCCAAAGGCCTCGATTACTACCAGCGCGTAGTCGATGAACTACTCGCCCATAACATCACGCCGTATATAACTCTCTTTCACTGGGATCTTCCGCAGGCTCTCCCTGGAGGCTGGCAGTCCCGCGACACATCCTACGCTTTCGCCGACTACGCGGCATACATCGGCAAACATCTCTCCGATCGCGTACACCACTTCATGACCACCAACGAATTCACCTGCTTCACCGACCTCGGCTACCGCGAAGGCCGCTTCGCGCCTGGACTAAAGCTCGCAGCCGGGCCTGCAAATCAGGTAAGGCACCATGGAATCCTCGCGCATGGATTAGGCGTGCAGGCGCTCAGAGCCAACACTCCATCCGGCACTCAGATCGGCCTCGCGGAAAACGCAACCGTCTTTGTGCCTGTCATCGAAACCGAGGAACACCTCAAAGCAGCTCAGCGCGCCACGCGGATTGGCAACGCGCCATTTCTGACAACACTGATGGAGGGCCAGTACCCAGCCGAGTATCTCGCGCATGAAGGCGCCAACGCCCCCAAATTTGAAGCCGCAGATATGAAAGCAATCGGAAGCCCGCTCGATTTTGTCGGACTGAACGTCTACACCCCGACCTATGTGCGCGCCGATGATTCCCCGATGGGCTTTGCCGTCGAACATGCCCCTTCGTCCTATCCCCACATGGCTTCGCCCTGGCTTACCATTGGTCCGGAGTGCATCTATTGGGGAGTGCGCAACGTATGCGACCTGTGGAAGCCTAAAGGAATTTACATCACCGAAAACGGCACCTCCTCCGATGACGTGCTGACACCGTCCGGCCACGTCGAAGATACCGACCGGGTCATGTATCTGCGCAACCACCTCACCCATCTGCATCGCGCCGTCTCCGAGGACTACCCGGTGAAGGGATACTTCCTCTGGAGCCTGCTGGATAACTTCGAGTGGGCCGATGGATATAGCAAGCGATTTGGACTTCACTACGTCGACTTCAAGACGCAGAAGCGCACTCCAAAACTAAGCGCGCGATGGTATCGAGAAGTAATCGCAAACAACGCAGTCGAGTAA
- a CDS encoding diguanylate cyclase domain-containing protein, producing MHRWIVAGAMMLGCSAALGASAPGAVDSLRAIHELSKAEAARALPVEFEATVTYYNKSDVDLFVQDAGLGIYVQATQNADLALGDRVLVRGHTRGSFRTDIVGDSITVLHHGTLPKSQEADFDRMISGQLDATRVTFHAMVRSADMVVDEGRYNLYMHLLMDGGHVDATVVAVNAVQLKKLLDSEVEVTGVVAGKFDSKDQLTGILLQIPSLDGVKILKEAGITPESLPITPMDQILSGYHVRDLTRRIRVRGTITYFEPGSAIVLQSGTKSLWINTQSEMSHHIGALADVTGFPNAGGGSLTMSLGQIWDSEVQAPITPQPVTESELAAGTHEFELVSAEGEVLTSVRQAAQDEYVLVSNGHVFSAVYHHLDAADGFQLAPMKQIPVGSRVRVTGISMVTYGSNPFQGPVSFRLLMRSFDDIVVVGNPSWLSVRNLVRLVSVLVLVVLTIAVRQWILERKIHRQTVALANRIEAKAALERRMAQLEQRRSRILEDINGSRPLAEIIEHIAGLVSFTLGDCPCWCEIAAGATLGTTTGIQGGRILHHEIVSHNGQVVGRIYVAPGDNSASGGEEGEALTVGARLAALAIETRRIYSDLVYRSEFDQLTQVHNRFSLDKQLERCIAEAREKAGIFGLIYVDLDKFKLVNDHYGHRVGDLYLQEVARRMAGQLRTIDVLARLGGDEFAALIPAVRDSSDVKDVAMRLERCFDEPFAVEGYVLRGSASIGMATYPEDGTTKDSLLTAADADMYVGKQTRHES from the coding sequence ATGCATCGATGGATCGTGGCCGGCGCGATGATGCTTGGTTGCAGCGCGGCTCTTGGGGCAAGTGCTCCCGGCGCCGTCGATAGCCTGCGCGCTATTCACGAACTTAGCAAGGCGGAAGCTGCGCGGGCTCTCCCGGTTGAATTTGAAGCTACTGTCACTTATTACAACAAGAGCGATGTGGACTTGTTTGTGCAGGATGCCGGGCTTGGCATCTATGTGCAGGCGACCCAGAATGCCGATCTTGCTCTTGGGGATCGCGTGCTGGTGCGCGGGCACACCAGGGGCAGCTTCCGTACGGATATCGTTGGCGACAGCATAACGGTTCTTCACCACGGCACGTTGCCGAAGTCGCAGGAAGCTGATTTCGACCGGATGATCAGCGGGCAACTCGACGCGACGCGGGTTACTTTTCACGCGATGGTGCGCAGTGCGGATATGGTGGTCGACGAGGGCCGGTATAACCTCTACATGCATCTGCTGATGGATGGCGGGCATGTGGACGCGACGGTGGTTGCCGTCAATGCCGTACAGCTGAAGAAACTGCTGGATTCGGAAGTCGAAGTGACGGGTGTTGTTGCGGGGAAGTTCGACAGCAAGGATCAACTTACGGGAATCCTGCTGCAGATTCCGTCGCTGGACGGCGTGAAGATATTGAAGGAAGCCGGCATAACCCCTGAGTCGCTGCCGATTACGCCCATGGACCAGATACTGAGCGGCTATCATGTGCGCGATTTGACGCGACGGATCAGGGTGCGAGGAACGATCACGTATTTTGAGCCGGGATCGGCGATTGTGTTGCAGAGCGGGACAAAGAGCCTCTGGATCAATACGCAATCCGAGATGAGCCACCATATCGGCGCGCTGGCGGATGTGACTGGATTTCCGAATGCGGGTGGCGGCTCTTTGACGATGTCGCTGGGGCAGATATGGGACAGCGAAGTACAGGCGCCGATCACGCCGCAGCCTGTGACGGAGTCTGAACTGGCTGCGGGGACGCATGAATTCGAGCTGGTTTCGGCTGAGGGAGAGGTGCTGACCTCGGTGCGCCAGGCTGCCCAGGATGAATACGTCCTGGTTTCGAACGGTCATGTATTCTCGGCTGTCTATCATCACCTCGACGCTGCGGATGGGTTTCAGCTTGCCCCGATGAAGCAGATTCCGGTCGGCTCGCGAGTGCGCGTGACGGGCATCAGCATGGTGACGTATGGCTCGAATCCTTTTCAGGGTCCAGTGTCGTTTCGCCTGCTGATGCGCTCCTTCGACGATATTGTTGTGGTCGGCAATCCCTCCTGGCTGAGTGTTCGCAACCTGGTGCGGCTGGTGAGCGTGCTGGTGCTCGTGGTGCTGACGATCGCCGTGCGGCAGTGGATTCTGGAGCGCAAGATACACCGCCAGACGGTCGCGCTGGCGAACCGGATTGAGGCCAAAGCGGCGCTTGAGCGGCGCATGGCTCAACTCGAACAACGGCGCAGCCGCATCCTTGAAGACATCAACGGATCGCGTCCGCTGGCGGAAATTATCGAGCATATTGCGGGGCTGGTGAGCTTTACGCTCGGCGATTGTCCCTGCTGGTGCGAGATTGCAGCCGGGGCCACGCTTGGCACAACGACCGGGATTCAAGGCGGCCGAATCCTGCACCATGAGATCGTCTCGCACAATGGGCAGGTGGTGGGGCGAATCTATGTCGCGCCAGGCGACAACAGCGCGAGCGGCGGCGAGGAAGGGGAAGCGCTCACGGTCGGCGCTAGGCTTGCTGCGCTGGCGATTGAGACACGGCGAATCTATTCGGATCTCGTCTATCGCTCGGAGTTCGACCAGCTCACGCAGGTCCACAACCGGTTCTCGCTCGACAAGCAATTGGAGCGCTGCATTGCGGAGGCGCGCGAGAAGGCTGGTATCTTTGGGCTGATCTACGTCGACCTGGATAAGTTCAAGCTGGTGAACGACCACTACGGCCATCGCGTTGGAGACTTATATCTGCAGGAGGTTGCGCGGCGGATGGCCGGGCAGCTTCGAACGATCGATGTGCTGGCCCGGCTGGGTGGCGATGAATTTGCCGCATTGATTCCAGCGGTGCGCGACAGCTCGGATGTCAAGGACGTCGCGATGCGGCTGGAGCGCTGTTTCGATGAACCGTTTGCAGTGGAGGGATATGTTCTGCGTGGCTCGGCAAGTATCGGCATGGCGACCTATCCCGAGGACGGCACAACGAAAGACAGTTTATTGACGGCGGCGGATGCCGATATGTACGTCGGCAAGCAGACAAGGCATGAGAGCTGA